The Cystobacter fuscus DSM 2262 sequence GTGACCCGGCTCACCTTCACGCCGCCCTCCGAGCAGCCCGTGCTGGAGTACCGCGACGTGATTGCCGAGCTGGCTCCGGAGCTCAAGGCGCGTCGCTGACCGCGCTCGCGGCTCAGAAGCGCAGCCGCAACGCGTAGAGATCGTCCTGCTCGATCTGCTCGGCGCGGGTGATGAGCGCCTCCAGGTCGTCGCGGACGGCATGCACGTAGCGCCCGGTCAGCCCGTCCCCCCGGCCCGAGGCGAGCAGCACCACGGCCCGAGCGGCCACCTCCGGCTCGGCCCATGCCTCGGCCGGCCACTGGCCAGACTGCCAGGTGTGCTCCGTCATCCGGGTGTGCACCATGCCTGGGCTCAGTGCGAAGACAGACACGCCCTGGGGCCGGGCCGCCTGCGCCAGACAGTCCGTCAACCGCAGCAACGCCGCCTTCGCGACGGCATAGCCGATGTTGCGGTGCGTGGGCCGCGCCGCCACGTCACTGCCGATGTTGATGATCCGTCCCCGGCCGCGAGCGACCATGCCGGCGAGCACCAGCCGCGAACAGAGCGAGGCGCCGCGCAGGTTGACCTCCACCACGCGCCAGAAGTCGTCTGGATCCGCTTCCCAGAACGCGCCGGGAGGACCGCTGACCCCCGCGTTGTTGATGAGCAGATCGATGGGCCCCAGCTCCCGCTCCACGCGGGCCACCACCTCTTCCATCTGCGCGCGCTCGACCACGTCCCCCACGAGCGCCAGGGCCCGTCCGCCCGCGGCCGTGAGCTCCCGCGCCGTCTCCTCCACCTCCGGGCTCGAGCGTGCCACTA is a genomic window containing:
- a CDS encoding SDR family NAD(P)-dependent oxidoreductase, which encodes MIDARSVKQTMGDQKMTTQQHALEGQVALVTGGGRGLGRAFARALSAEGAAVAVVARSSPEVEETARELTAAGGRALALVGDVVERAQMEEVVARVERELGPIDLLINNAGVSGPPGAFWEADPDDFWRVVEVNLRGASLCSRLVLAGMVARGRGRIINIGSDVAARPTHRNIGYAVAKAALLRLTDCLAQAARPQGVSVFALSPGMVHTRMTEHTWQSGQWPAEAWAEPEVAARAVVLLASGRGDGLTGRYVHAVRDDLEALITRAEQIEQDDLYALRLRF